Proteins encoded together in one Bradyrhizobium sp. CB82 window:
- a CDS encoding IS66 family transposase, with protein MSDLPDELPSDPAELRAFATALLDRCARLERLLKLAKDAQFGRSSEKLDADQLQLVLEDIDQAVAALEAAEERASPKTREKRTAERRANRGKLPEHLPRVVETLMPAETCCPCCEGVLFEIGSDESQRLDVVPAQYRVIVTRRPKLACRACHGVVLQHAAPERLIRGGLPTERLVAHVIDAKYHWHLPLYRQAQMLATYGIALDRSTLAFWVGYAAQELKPLWHRLRQLLLASSKLCVDETPAPVLDPGRGRTKTGYFWALSRDDRPWAGPDPPGVVYAYAPGRGAVHGLRLLEGYRGIIHCDGYQAYKTMTRETRTDALSWTLAFCWSHLRRQFVKIEREAAPAPAPVAREALERIAQLYAVEKTLRGRSDAERRAGRQAHARPLVAALKQWFEAKLDHLAQKSNTAKALRYALRHWDGLTLYLDDGRIEMDTNAVERAMRPIKLNAKNSLFAGCDEGAESWAVLASLIETCKLNSVSAEHWLADVLAKLVNGWPAARLDELLPWASIYTMHAHDPRLAA; from the coding sequence ATGAGTGATTTGCCCGATGAGCTGCCGAGCGATCCAGCCGAGCTGCGTGCGTTTGCCACGGCTCTGCTGGATCGCTGCGCCAGGCTCGAGCGGTTGCTCAAGCTTGCGAAGGATGCGCAGTTCGGTCGATCGTCGGAAAAGCTTGACGCTGATCAGCTACAGCTTGTTCTGGAGGATATAGATCAGGCGGTCGCGGCTCTCGAAGCAGCCGAGGAGCGCGCCAGTCCCAAAACACGTGAGAAGAGAACTGCCGAGCGCAGGGCCAATCGTGGCAAGTTGCCGGAGCATTTGCCACGCGTCGTCGAAACCCTGATGCCCGCTGAAACCTGCTGCCCGTGCTGCGAAGGCGTCCTTTTTGAAATTGGGAGCGATGAGAGCCAGAGGCTGGACGTCGTACCGGCGCAGTATCGCGTCATCGTCACCCGTCGCCCCAAGCTGGCCTGCCGTGCCTGTCACGGCGTCGTCCTCCAGCATGCCGCTCCCGAGCGATTGATCAGGGGAGGATTGCCCACCGAGCGACTGGTCGCGCATGTGATCGACGCCAAGTATCATTGGCATTTGCCGCTTTACCGCCAGGCGCAGATGTTGGCGACGTACGGAATAGCGCTGGACCGTTCCACGCTCGCCTTCTGGGTCGGCTATGCTGCCCAGGAATTGAAGCCTTTGTGGCATCGCCTGCGGCAGCTTCTGCTGGCCTCCTCGAAGCTCTGTGTCGATGAGACCCCGGCACCGGTGCTGGATCCGGGGCGCGGCAGGACGAAAACCGGCTACTTCTGGGCGCTGTCGCGGGATGACCGGCCCTGGGCCGGACCTGACCCACCTGGAGTGGTGTACGCCTATGCACCGGGCCGTGGGGCCGTTCATGGTTTGCGGTTGCTCGAGGGCTATCGCGGCATCATCCACTGCGACGGCTATCAGGCTTACAAGACCATGACCCGAGAGACGCGTACGGACGCCCTGTCCTGGACGCTCGCCTTCTGCTGGTCGCATCTGCGGCGCCAGTTTGTGAAGATCGAGCGCGAGGCTGCTCCGGCGCCAGCTCCGGTTGCCCGCGAGGCTCTCGAGCGCATCGCCCAGCTTTACGCGGTCGAGAAAACACTCCGCGGCCGATCGGATGCCGAGCGCCGCGCGGGTCGACAAGCGCATGCCCGGCCTCTGGTTGCAGCCTTGAAGCAATGGTTTGAGGCAAAGCTTGATCACCTTGCGCAGAAGAGCAACACGGCGAAGGCTTTGCGTTATGCGCTGCGTCATTGGGACGGCCTGACGCTCTACCTTGATGACGGGCGCATCGAGATGGACACGAATGCGGTGGAGCGTGCGATGCGGCCGATCAAGCTCAACGCCAAGAACTCCCTTTTTGCCGGTTGCGACGAGGGCGCCGAGAGTTGGGCAGTCCTAGCTTCGTTAATCGAAACTTGTAAGCTCAATAGCGTCAGTGCGGAGCACTGGCTCGCTGATGTTCTTGCGAAGCTCGTCAATGGCTGGCCTGCGGCGCGACTGGACGAACTGCTCCCTTGGGCGTCGATCTACACGATGCATGCACACGATCCGAGGCTGGCGGCATGA
- a CDS encoding plasmid pRiA4b ORF-3 family protein, with product MSLNTTAVRIKVTLKDVKPEVMRCLVVPLTLRLDRLHLTLQAAFGWTNSHLFEFLAGEGRWGIPDPDGDFDPQPIDARKTRLSNIVQETGAKTIHYLYDFGDSWDHVIKLEKWFDNTTTEGLPLLLEATGRCPPEDVGGASGYAEYLDAISDPTHPEHEQMRLWGPEQFDPNVVDRRALEAAVNALSEIWKPRRRSTRSK from the coding sequence ATGAGCCTCAACACGACCGCGGTCCGGATCAAGGTGACCCTCAAGGACGTGAAACCGGAGGTGATGCGATGCCTTGTCGTGCCGCTCACGCTGCGCCTTGATCGGCTGCATCTGACGCTTCAGGCGGCGTTTGGCTGGACGAATAGCCATCTCTTCGAGTTCCTAGCTGGCGAAGGACGTTGGGGTATCCCTGATCCCGATGGAGATTTTGACCCTCAGCCCATCGATGCCCGCAAGACGCGGCTCTCCAATATCGTTCAGGAGACCGGCGCGAAGACGATCCATTATCTCTACGACTTTGGCGACAGCTGGGATCACGTGATCAAGCTCGAAAAGTGGTTCGACAACACGACAACGGAGGGACTTCCCCTCTTGCTCGAGGCCACCGGCCGTTGTCCTCCGGAAGATGTCGGCGGTGCGTCAGGCTATGCCGAATACCTCGACGCCATCAGCGACCCCACCCATCCGGAGCACGAACAAATGCGCCTCTGGGGTCCGGAGCAGTTCGATCCCAACGTCGTCGACCGGAGGGCGCTCGAAGCCGCCGTCAACGCATTGTCGGAAATATGGAAGCCGCGCCGGCGCTCCACGCGCTCAAAATAG
- a CDS encoding D-aminoacyl-tRNA deacylase yields the protein MRHAVFVFCTDREKDPVAGHVLNALKTEYTLVPAGGEIDEHPVLQIPGLRDTTISIVTTDEVVTNDYARYAPIINDRFGDANVIGIVNWHEGASAPDAIFTVQTTGDLTTGTFSPIDPRITRGLLLAIESERVASGLDRFQTYLEATHWSGVKLGEPGTRLADLKPSAIDIEIGSSPADWTNPLATRVLARALLHTFDRFEEPVLSVLCMGGVHFEPSFTRATLQSREGLPIAASHVLPNHWLVADGYDRESRLVDLRSCVHSIVGGVQGIVYHDKLKAPYKRVARLLAEELCVPLLSHKKLRVAAALSR from the coding sequence ATGAGACATGCAGTCTTTGTCTTCTGTACAGATCGCGAAAAAGATCCCGTGGCCGGTCATGTTCTAAATGCCCTCAAGACCGAGTACACCCTTGTTCCAGCGGGAGGAGAGATTGACGAGCATCCGGTGCTTCAGATCCCTGGGTTGCGTGACACGACAATCTCGATTGTGACGACCGACGAGGTCGTGACTAACGATTATGCGCGCTACGCGCCAATCATAAATGACCGATTCGGTGATGCAAACGTGATCGGTATCGTCAATTGGCATGAGGGGGCCAGTGCACCAGACGCAATCTTCACAGTGCAGACGACCGGTGATCTAACGACTGGCACGTTTAGCCCAATTGACCCCCGGATCACCCGCGGACTCCTTCTTGCTATCGAAAGCGAGCGCGTCGCCTCTGGTCTTGATAGATTTCAAACTTACTTGGAGGCGACGCATTGGTCAGGCGTGAAGCTTGGCGAGCCTGGTACTCGTTTGGCGGACTTGAAGCCTTCTGCAATCGATATTGAAATCGGGAGCTCGCCGGCGGACTGGACGAATCCGCTTGCCACTCGAGTGCTGGCGAGAGCTCTATTGCACACGTTCGATCGTTTCGAAGAGCCCGTGCTTTCCGTCCTCTGCATGGGCGGCGTTCACTTCGAGCCAAGCTTTACGAGGGCGACGTTGCAGTCTCGAGAAGGACTCCCAATAGCGGCAAGCCATGTTCTGCCAAACCATTGGTTAGTAGCAGACGGTTATGATCGCGAGAGCCGCTTGGTCGATCTGAGGAGTTGCGTGCATTCAATTGTCGGAGGGGTTCAGGGGATCGTATATCACGATAAACTTAAGGCTCCCTACAAGAGAGTTGCCCGGTTGCTTGCGGAAGAGCTCTGCGTACCATTGCTGTCGCACAAGAAACTTCGCGTCGCTGCCGCGCTCAGTCGCTGA
- a CDS encoding transposase, whose protein sequence is MDDHSDDIRRPLSPRIEVYAGAGRKRWPDNLKAQIAAESLEPGAIVTDVARRHGCRPQQVHDWRRRTRLGQLVLPASADTLSFVPVVSESALPAAAEPTRSPEAAVVTVELQGARVEVRGTPGLADVFLALRRTRSC, encoded by the coding sequence ATGGACGACCATTCGGACGACATAAGACGACCGTTGTCACCACGTATCGAGGTGTACGCAGGCGCAGGTCGAAAGCGCTGGCCAGACAATTTGAAGGCACAGATTGCCGCGGAGAGCCTCGAGCCGGGGGCGATTGTCACAGATGTCGCTCGTCGCCATGGCTGCCGGCCCCAGCAGGTGCACGACTGGCGGCGCCGGACGCGTTTGGGCCAGTTGGTGCTGCCGGCTTCGGCGGACACGCTGTCGTTCGTGCCGGTGGTGTCGGAATCGGCGCTACCGGCGGCCGCAGAGCCCACCCGGTCGCCGGAAGCAGCCGTTGTGACGGTTGAGCTCCAGGGGGCACGAGTGGAGGTACGGGGGACGCCTGGCCTTGCTGATGTGTTCTTGGCGCTTCGACGGACACGTTCATGCTGA
- a CDS encoding MFS transporter: MTDPPKPHAFSVEGITAPLRYPTFRRVWLASLLSNLGILIQGVGAAWAMTEMTSSADKVALVQTALMLPVMLISMPAGAIADMYDRRIVALIALSIAFCGATAMTAFDWLALTTPNLLLMLCFAIGGGMALMGPAWQSSVNEQVPTETLPAAVALNGISYNIARSFGPAVGGIVVATVGTVAAFALNALLYLPLMLALFLWKRVAEPSRLPREQLSRAIVSGVRYIINSPSIKIVLARTLATGVIAGSIWALMPLVARDLLHGGAQIYGIMLGAFGLGAVIGALNISAVRRRMSGEAAVRACTLSLGGAIAAVALSHKPFLTAAALVLAGGVWTIAWTLFNIGIQLSTPRWVAGRSLAAYQAALSGGIAIGSWGWGHLTDAVGVEIALLVSAALMLLSPLLGLWLRMPHISVPGQDPAALADPEVRLPLTHRSGPLVVEVEYRVAPENARSFHNLMQDVQLYRQRNGAYGWSIARDIADPELWTERYHCPTWLDYLRQRNRSTQSERALDRQAVAFHTGPEPVRVRRMLERPLGSVHRKEDVPDCAANEMLPVDYKRDGYTNNRQ; this comes from the coding sequence ATGACCGATCCGCCAAAGCCCCACGCGTTCAGCGTCGAGGGCATCACCGCTCCGCTGCGCTATCCCACCTTCCGGCGCGTCTGGCTAGCGAGCCTGTTGTCTAATCTCGGCATTCTAATCCAGGGCGTTGGTGCGGCCTGGGCCATGACGGAGATGACGTCATCGGCCGACAAGGTCGCGCTGGTCCAGACGGCCTTGATGCTGCCGGTGATGCTGATCTCGATGCCGGCTGGCGCGATTGCCGACATGTACGACCGCCGCATCGTGGCTCTCATTGCGCTCTCGATCGCGTTTTGCGGAGCGACCGCGATGACTGCATTTGATTGGTTGGCTCTCACCACGCCGAATCTGTTGCTGATGCTTTGCTTCGCCATAGGCGGCGGCATGGCGTTGATGGGCCCAGCTTGGCAATCCTCTGTAAACGAGCAGGTTCCGACGGAGACGCTGCCGGCGGCGGTTGCACTCAACGGCATCAGCTACAACATTGCGCGCAGCTTCGGGCCTGCGGTCGGCGGCATTGTGGTTGCGACGGTGGGAACAGTCGCAGCCTTTGCGCTCAACGCGCTGCTCTATCTCCCGCTGATGCTAGCGCTATTCCTCTGGAAACGCGTGGCCGAGCCGTCGCGGCTGCCGCGTGAACAGCTGAGCCGCGCCATCGTCTCTGGCGTGCGCTACATCATCAATTCCCCGTCGATCAAAATCGTACTGGCACGCACCCTGGCAACGGGCGTCATCGCCGGCTCAATTTGGGCACTAATGCCGCTGGTCGCCCGAGACTTGTTGCACGGCGGCGCTCAAATCTACGGAATCATGTTAGGCGCGTTTGGCTTGGGCGCCGTGATCGGGGCGCTCAATATCAGCGCGGTACGTAGACGTATGAGTGGCGAGGCCGCTGTGCGCGCCTGCACCCTCTCGCTGGGAGGTGCGATCGCGGCCGTCGCCTTAAGCCACAAGCCTTTCTTGACAGCCGCCGCGTTGGTCCTGGCGGGCGGCGTGTGGACAATAGCATGGACGCTGTTTAACATCGGCATACAGCTCTCGACGCCCCGCTGGGTTGCGGGCCGGTCGCTTGCGGCCTATCAGGCTGCGTTGTCCGGTGGGATAGCTATCGGCAGTTGGGGCTGGGGTCACCTCACCGATGCCGTGGGCGTCGAGATCGCGCTTCTCGTCTCTGCCGCGCTGATGCTGCTCTCTCCGCTGCTTGGGCTCTGGTTACGGATGCCGCATATCAGTGTGCCCGGCCAGGACCCCGCGGCGCTGGCCGATCCCGAGGTGCGGCTCCCGCTCACCCATCGCAGCGGCCCACTGGTGGTCGAGGTGGAATATCGTGTCGCACCGGAGAATGCGCGCAGCTTCCACAATTTAATGCAGGACGTGCAGCTTTACCGTCAGCGCAACGGTGCCTATGGCTGGTCAATTGCCCGCGACATTGCCGATCCAGAACTATGGACCGAGCGTTATCACTGCCCAACCTGGCTCGATTACCTACGCCAACGCAACCGCTCGACGCAATCGGAACGTGCGCTAGATCGGCAAGCCGTCGCTTTCCACACCGGCCCTGAGCCCGTGCGCGTCCGAAGGATGCTCGAGCGTCCGTTGGGATCGGTGCACCGGAAGGAAGACGTCCCCGACTGCGCCGCGAACGAAATGCTGCCCGTTGACTATAAGCGCGACGGATACACTAACAATCGCCAGTGA
- a CDS encoding Lrp/AsnC family transcriptional regulator → MRYDRIDAHILEIVQKNNRLTSEAIGERAGLSATACQRRLKRLRSEGIIEADISIISAKAVGRPIQMLVLVTMERERSDLVDRFKKAIKSSVEVANAFYVTGDADFVLYITARTMDDYEEFARRFFRENPDIKGFKTMVVMDRVKAGFSIPIEIPSED, encoded by the coding sequence ATGCGATATGATCGTATCGATGCCCACATTCTCGAGATCGTGCAAAAGAATAACCGCCTGACTTCCGAGGCGATCGGCGAAAGGGCCGGGCTTTCTGCTACCGCGTGTCAACGGCGCCTGAAGAGGCTCCGATCGGAAGGCATCATAGAGGCCGATATCTCCATCATCTCGGCAAAGGCGGTAGGGAGACCCATTCAAATGCTCGTGCTAGTGACCATGGAGCGCGAGCGTTCAGACCTAGTCGATCGGTTCAAGAAGGCTATCAAATCATCAGTTGAAGTCGCCAACGCGTTTTACGTCACAGGCGACGCTGATTTTGTCTTATACATTACCGCGCGTACAATGGACGACTATGAAGAGTTCGCCCGGCGATTTTTTCGCGAGAACCCGGACATCAAGGGCTTCAAGACGATGGTCGTGATGGACCGGGTAAAAGCTGGTTTCAGCATTCCAATTGAAATCCCGTCGGAAGATTAA
- a CDS encoding GntG family PLP-dependent aldolase: MIDLLSDTVTRPTPEMRRAMFDAEVGDCGYGEDPTVNRLESLAAQMFSKEDAAFVSSGCQGNLTALLAHCPRGYEVIVGDRSDLYDFEAGSVSVVGGLVLHPVATETDGRISLDNLHSAIRDKNDYQCAPPGAIVLENPHCQLGGRVLPGSYIKQVRAFADEHKLALHLDGARIFNAAIASGRTPAEIAEDVDSIVFSLSKGLAAPFGSVVCGTRPFIDRLRRYRKLVGGGLRQAGIMASAGIVALQTMVERLAEDHRRAQLLAQKIGAIPGICLESSIVETNMVFFRVEDAGLTTADFLSALSRRGVRMGTLREGVVRAVVHYHITDDDVDAIARAIQSVLQARSQ; the protein is encoded by the coding sequence ATGATTGACCTGCTTAGCGATACCGTTACTCGTCCGACTCCGGAAATGCGACGCGCGATGTTCGACGCGGAGGTTGGCGACTGTGGTTACGGTGAAGATCCGACTGTAAATCGGCTCGAATCATTGGCAGCGCAGATGTTTAGCAAGGAGGATGCAGCCTTTGTCTCGAGCGGATGCCAGGGAAATCTCACCGCGTTGCTCGCGCATTGTCCTCGCGGCTATGAGGTGATTGTCGGCGATCGTTCCGATCTCTACGATTTTGAAGCTGGTAGCGTTTCGGTAGTAGGCGGACTCGTGCTGCACCCAGTTGCAACCGAAACTGACGGGCGCATATCGCTGGATAACCTGCATTCCGCGATCCGCGACAAGAATGATTACCAATGCGCCCCACCTGGTGCTATCGTGTTGGAAAATCCGCATTGTCAACTCGGCGGCCGCGTGCTGCCTGGGTCTTATATTAAGCAAGTGCGCGCGTTTGCTGACGAGCACAAACTAGCCCTTCATCTTGATGGCGCGCGCATTTTCAACGCGGCCATTGCGTCCGGGAGAACTCCGGCGGAAATAGCAGAGGATGTCGATTCGATTGTATTCAGTCTATCCAAAGGGCTCGCAGCTCCCTTTGGCTCCGTGGTGTGCGGAACGCGGCCCTTCATCGACCGACTAAGGCGCTATCGAAAGCTCGTGGGCGGCGGCTTACGGCAAGCGGGAATCATGGCTAGTGCGGGTATCGTGGCGCTTCAAACCATGGTGGAGCGGCTAGCTGAAGACCATCGGCGCGCACAACTACTGGCGCAAAAGATTGGCGCCATTCCTGGCATCTGCCTCGAGTCATCAATCGTCGAGACGAACATGGTGTTCTTCCGAGTAGAAGACGCCGGTCTGACGACTGCGGATTTTCTGTCTGCGTTGTCTCGACGAGGTGTGCGAATGGGCACGCTTCGCGAAGGGGTCGTTCGGGCCGTCGTCCACTATCACATCACCGATGACGACGTCGATGCGATAGCGAGGGCCATTCAATCGGTCCTGCAAGCCCGATCGCAATGA
- a CDS encoding transposase, with protein sequence MTTVTVLSGPERRRRWTTAEKLRIVEESLAPGASVVEVARRHDVHRNLVTAWRRQARTGVLACGPEPIQWQDDEVHFAAVSIAPDRQPSTAPSGTCGAIKIEFAAGTRMRITGAVDAATLTAVVAALTDGRPR encoded by the coding sequence GTGACGACGGTTACGGTTCTATCCGGTCCAGAGCGGCGACGGCGGTGGACCACTGCCGAGAAGCTTCGGATCGTGGAGGAGAGTTTGGCGCCTGGAGCCAGTGTTGTCGAGGTTGCTCGACGACATGACGTTCACCGCAATCTGGTCACGGCCTGGCGGCGGCAGGCGCGCACAGGCGTCCTCGCTTGCGGGCCTGAGCCGATACAGTGGCAGGATGACGAGGTCCATTTTGCGGCAGTCTCCATTGCGCCGGATCGGCAACCATCGACGGCGCCTTCTGGGACCTGCGGCGCGATCAAGATTGAGTTCGCGGCCGGGACTCGGATGCGGATCACGGGCGCGGTTGACGCGGCGACGCTGACCGCAGTGGTGGCGGCGCTGACGGATGGACGGCCACGATGA
- a CDS encoding aminotransferase class IV, with translation MTQRLPAFPTIDERHLDRRLYPHGVAFVDGQYLPMSEAKISVLDWGFLHSDATYDTVHVWNGRFFRLDSHLDRFLTGVERLRMKLPYGRDKISSILKDCVALSGHRSAYVEMICTRGSSPTFSRDPRQAENRFLAFAVPFGSVANKEQLERGLHIAISETVRIPPKSVDPAIKNYHWLDLVSGLFDAYDMGAETALILNTNGHIAEGPGFNVFLVKDGCLRTPAFGVLSGITRRTVFDLCAELGLSATAADITRTELKEADEVFITSTAGGIMPVTRIDHTAIAQGRVGAITRRLMELYWQKHEDPVWSTAVLYPS, from the coding sequence ATGACACAACGTCTGCCTGCATTTCCAACCATCGATGAGCGCCACCTTGATCGACGGCTCTATCCCCACGGGGTTGCTTTCGTGGATGGGCAATACCTGCCGATGTCCGAGGCCAAGATTTCCGTACTTGATTGGGGTTTCCTACACTCCGATGCGACCTACGACACGGTGCACGTATGGAATGGTAGGTTCTTCCGGCTAGACTCGCATCTGGATCGTTTTTTGACAGGTGTCGAACGTCTTCGAATGAAGCTGCCTTATGGTCGCGACAAGATATCGTCGATTCTTAAGGATTGCGTCGCGCTATCCGGTCATAGATCGGCGTACGTGGAGATGATCTGCACACGCGGGTCATCGCCGACGTTCAGTCGTGATCCTCGCCAAGCGGAGAACCGCTTTCTAGCGTTTGCCGTCCCTTTTGGGTCTGTTGCCAACAAAGAGCAACTAGAGCGAGGCTTGCATATCGCAATCAGCGAGACCGTCCGCATCCCGCCAAAATCGGTTGATCCCGCGATCAAAAATTACCATTGGCTGGATCTCGTGAGCGGCCTTTTCGATGCCTACGATATGGGAGCGGAAACAGCCCTCATACTAAATACAAACGGGCACATTGCCGAAGGGCCCGGCTTCAACGTATTCCTTGTTAAGGACGGATGTTTAAGGACCCCTGCTTTCGGCGTCTTGTCTGGTATCACACGCCGGACCGTCTTCGATCTTTGCGCCGAGCTTGGACTCTCGGCCACCGCTGCCGACATTACTCGTACGGAACTTAAGGAGGCTGACGAGGTGTTCATTACGTCGACTGCCGGCGGCATTATGCCTGTGACCCGTATCGACCATACCGCGATCGCTCAAGGGCGGGTCGGGGCCATAACCCGCCGACTCATGGAACTGTACTGGCAAAAGCACGAGGATCCAGTGTGGTCAACGGCTGTTCTTTATCCGTCTTGA
- the tnpB gene encoding IS66 family insertion sequence element accessory protein TnpB (TnpB, as the term is used for proteins encoded by IS66 family insertion elements, is considered an accessory protein, since TnpC, encoded by a neighboring gene, is a DDE family transposase.): MLTPPASLMIYVATQPVDFRKGAEGLALLAKETLGHDPMKGVAVVFRAKRADRVKIIVWDGSGLVMYWKRLDGSGFKWPPIVAGVMRMNAAQLSALLAGMDWTRMHAPRIPRPKALA, from the coding sequence ATGCTGACGCCGCCCGCGAGCCTCATGATTTACGTGGCGACGCAACCCGTGGACTTCAGAAAAGGTGCGGAGGGCTTGGCGCTGTTGGCGAAGGAGACGCTGGGCCATGACCCGATGAAAGGCGTGGCGGTGGTGTTCCGTGCGAAGCGCGCCGATCGGGTGAAGATTATCGTGTGGGATGGCAGCGGCCTTGTGATGTATTGGAAGCGGCTCGATGGCAGCGGCTTCAAATGGCCTCCCATCGTGGCCGGCGTGATGCGGATGAATGCTGCGCAGCTGTCCGCGCTTTTAGCCGGCATGGATTGGACACGCATGCACGCGCCTCGAATCCCGCGGCCGAAAGCACTTGCGTAG
- a CDS encoding glycine C-acetyltransferase, producing MQQQFDQRLRDNLDELSSRKLLKIEQEIVSPQSAQINLRAMGEREVLNMCANNYLGLANHQALVRAAHAGLERHGFGMSSVRFICGTHSVHRALERRLSEYLRREDTILFGSCFDANTGLFEALLDEHDAVISDSLNHASIIDGVRLCKAKRLRYANNDMGELESALREARHCRTVLVVTDGVFSMDGIGANLPGICDLAKRYGALVMVDDSHAVGFIGPGGRGTPARHGLEDRVDILTGTLGKALGGASGGYVSGRAEIIAWLRQRARPYLFSNSLMPALCEASLAAIDLAEDAEDLREKLTARTFQLRRGLSNLGFQVSGSDHPIVPLITGDAAIAVQISDYFLALGILVVPFSYPVVPQGAARIRMQVSAAHSAEEIERVIFAFRSARTHLGAGSPRSGS from the coding sequence ATGCAACAGCAATTTGACCAGCGGCTTCGCGACAATCTCGATGAGCTGTCGTCACGCAAACTCCTGAAAATTGAACAGGAGATCGTCTCGCCCCAGTCAGCACAAATCAACCTGCGCGCAATGGGCGAGCGCGAGGTCTTGAATATGTGTGCCAACAATTATCTCGGCTTGGCCAATCACCAAGCCCTGGTGCGAGCCGCGCATGCAGGACTTGAACGGCATGGGTTTGGAATGTCGTCGGTTCGCTTCATTTGTGGGACGCACTCCGTTCATCGGGCGCTTGAAAGGAGACTTTCCGAATATCTTCGGAGGGAAGACACGATCCTATTTGGGTCGTGCTTCGATGCAAACACCGGTCTCTTTGAGGCTTTGTTGGATGAACACGATGCGGTGATCAGCGATAGTTTGAATCATGCGAGCATCATAGACGGCGTTCGGCTCTGCAAAGCAAAACGACTCCGCTACGCTAATAATGACATGGGAGAGCTTGAGAGCGCTCTACGCGAGGCGCGTCATTGTCGAACCGTGCTTGTTGTCACCGATGGAGTGTTTTCGATGGATGGCATCGGCGCGAATCTGCCTGGAATTTGCGATCTTGCGAAGCGTTACGGCGCCCTGGTCATGGTTGATGACTCTCACGCGGTGGGCTTTATTGGTCCAGGCGGGCGTGGAACGCCAGCCCGGCATGGGCTGGAAGATCGAGTGGATATTCTTACAGGCACACTCGGTAAGGCGCTTGGCGGCGCATCGGGCGGCTACGTTTCGGGGCGAGCTGAGATCATTGCATGGTTGCGACAGCGCGCTCGACCATACCTCTTTTCGAATTCGCTGATGCCGGCGCTCTGCGAGGCGTCGTTGGCTGCCATCGACTTGGCGGAAGATGCCGAGGACCTTAGAGAAAAACTCACTGCTCGAACCTTTCAGCTGCGCCGAGGGCTGAGCAATCTGGGATTTCAAGTTTCGGGCAGCGATCACCCCATTGTGCCCTTGATTACAGGTGACGCGGCAATCGCCGTCCAGATTTCTGATTACTTTTTGGCACTTGGCATTCTAGTCGTTCCCTTCTCGTACCCTGTGGTGCCACAGGGTGCGGCGCGCATTCGGATGCAAGTAAGTGCGGCTCATAGTGCGGAAGAAATAGAAAGGGTGATCTTTGCATTTCGGTCGGCTCGGACGCATCTTGGCGCGGGGAGCCCGCGATCCGGGAGCTAG